Proteins encoded by one window of Anaerosalibacter sp. Marseille-P3206:
- a CDS encoding SGNH/GDSL hydrolase family protein, producing MKRKVFVIGDSVSIHYGPYLKAMIVDKFDYDRKRGIGEALLDLDKPIGANAGDSGMILGYLMEENEKNTVYDILLINCGLHDVRIDRYSNRIQIELEQYKKNLIRIIDIAKTMANKVIWIGLTPIVDEIHNDRDVGFLRYSKDIIAYDTVAKEIMDEYNIPCLDMYNFTKNLGFDIYLDHVHFKEEVRKLQAAFIAGSLNCFVW from the coding sequence ATGAAGCGTAAAGTATTTGTAATAGGTGATAGCGTATCAATACATTATGGTCCATATTTAAAAGCTATGATAGTAGATAAATTTGATTATGATAGAAAAAGAGGTATAGGAGAAGCTCTATTAGATTTAGATAAACCTATTGGAGCGAATGCAGGAGATAGTGGAATGATATTAGGGTATTTAATGGAGGAAAATGAAAAGAATACTGTTTATGATATTTTACTTATTAATTGTGGATTACATGATGTGCGTATAGATAGATATTCAAATAGAATTCAGATTGAGTTGGAACAGTACAAGAAGAATTTAATTAGAATAATTGATATTGCTAAGACTATGGCTAATAAGGTTATTTGGATAGGATTAACACCTATAGTTGATGAGATTCATAATGATAGAGATGTAGGATTTTTAAGATATAGTAAAGATATTATTGCTTATGATACTGTTGCAAAAGAAATAATGGATGAATATAATATACCGTGTTTAGATATGTATAATTTCACTAAAAATTTAGGTTTTGATATTTATTTAGACCATGTTCATTTCAAGGAAGAGGTTAGAAAATTACAAGCTGCATTTATTGCAGGATCTTTAAATTGTTTTGTGTGGTGA
- a CDS encoding RNA-guided endonuclease InsQ/TnpB family protein encodes MNVMIFNRKIEVIFTKQDELILDGQSKICNWLYNYLLEMTIKDYKENNNDKKLLTGRNLRNQVPILKQEFIFLYSVHSSPLKNTAIRLKETYKKFFNNETGYPKFKSWKKHWFSLYYDEPNKGFKLIENKNLQITLGINKENKRIKVIGKLKENLNLRNTDKIKNFRLCKQQGNKFYAIFCIERKDIDKKETNKWIAIDQNHKNFFVAIDNTGVSYEFEKLPQTKYWDKVIDEIKSKRDLCSRKSKLIETETGRSYYLPSKRWTKLNKALDNAYHKRREQIKSSCYSIANWIAKNYDYVAIGDYTPSLNTATYDNMHRSMLNQEIIGEFRNILKWVMERSGKHYSKVDEKDTTKNCCICGNKEKKDPQIREFTCQKCKTKLSRDINSSVNIAKKDKLLSGSDYVDWDLYNSTYTAKWNFKKSKILFTGHTLEKSNIWMN; translated from the coding sequence ATGAATGTAATGATATTCAATAGAAAAATAGAAGTTATCTTTACAAAACAAGATGAATTAATTCTAGATGGACAATCTAAAATATGTAATTGGCTATACAATTATCTTTTGGAAATGACAATAAAAGATTATAAAGAAAATAATAATGACAAAAAACTCTTAACAGGAAGGAACTTAAGAAATCAAGTTCCAATACTAAAACAAGAGTTTATTTTTTTATACTCAGTACATTCATCACCACTCAAAAACACAGCAATAAGACTGAAAGAAACATACAAAAAATTTTTCAACAATGAAACAGGATATCCTAAATTCAAATCATGGAAAAAACATTGGTTTTCACTATATTATGATGAACCAAACAAAGGCTTTAAACTAATAGAAAACAAAAATTTACAAATAACCTTAGGAATAAATAAAGAAAATAAAAGAATAAAAGTAATAGGAAAACTAAAAGAAAATTTAAATTTAAGAAACACAGACAAAATAAAAAACTTCAGATTATGCAAACAACAAGGCAACAAATTCTATGCAATATTTTGTATAGAAAGAAAAGACATAGACAAAAAAGAAACAAACAAATGGATAGCAATAGACCAAAATCATAAAAACTTCTTTGTAGCCATAGATAATACTGGAGTAAGTTATGAATTTGAAAAACTGCCACAAACAAAATATTGGGACAAAGTAATAGATGAAATAAAATCAAAGAGAGATTTATGCAGCAGAAAATCAAAACTAATAGAAACAGAAACAGGGAGAAGCTATTACCTACCAAGCAAAAGATGGACAAAGCTAAACAAAGCATTAGACAATGCTTACCACAAGAGACGAGAACAAATAAAGTCAAGTTGTTATAGCATTGCTAATTGGATAGCAAAAAACTATGACTATGTAGCAATAGGAGACTATACTCCTAGTCTTAATACTGCAACTTATGATAATATGCATAGAAGCATGTTAAATCAAGAAATAATAGGAGAATTTAGAAACATACTAAAATGGGTAATGGAAAGAAGCGGTAAACACTATTCAAAAGTAGACGAAAAAGATACAACTAAAAATTGTTGTATATGTGGAAATAAAGAAAAAAAAGATCCACAGATAAGAGAATTTACATGTCAAAAATGTAAAACTAAATTATCAAGAGATATAAACAGTAGTGTTAATATAGCTAAAAAAGATAAATTATTGTCTGGTTCGGACTATGTTGATTGGGATTTATACAACTCAACATATACAGCTAAATGGAATTTTAAAAAAAGTAAAATTCTATTTACTGGCCATACGTTAGAGAAATCTAATATATGGATGAATTAA
- a CDS encoding IS607 family transposase, with protein sequence MIKLTIKEASEYLGVAKSTLRRWEDEGKIKPERTAGGHRRYDKSTLISLKNKKENKKLTIGYCRVSSSDQKEDLERQIKTVSDYCSARGYQFKIIKDIGSGLNYNKKGLKELIKLICEREIDRIVINYKDRLIRFGYDIIEQMCDFNGVKIEIINYTEDKTYEEELVEDVLSIITVFSTKLYGSRSHKAKTIQQENKELFK encoded by the coding sequence ATTATAAAACTTACCATAAAAGAAGCAAGTGAATATTTAGGAGTTGCAAAATCAACTCTAAGAAGATGGGAAGATGAAGGCAAGATAAAGCCTGAAAGGACAGCTGGAGGACATAGAAGATACGATAAAAGCACACTTATTAGTTTAAAAAACAAAAAAGAAAATAAAAAACTAACCATTGGATATTGTAGAGTTTCTTCATCAGATCAAAAAGAAGATTTAGAAAGGCAAATTAAAACAGTAAGTGATTATTGTAGTGCAAGAGGATATCAATTTAAAATAATCAAAGACATAGGAAGTGGCTTAAATTACAATAAAAAAGGTTTAAAAGAACTAATAAAATTAATATGCGAAAGAGAAATTGACAGGATTGTAATTAATTATAAAGACAGATTAATAAGATTTGGATACGACATAATAGAACAAATGTGTGACTTTAATGGTGTTAAAATTGAAATAATAAATTATACAGAAGATAAAACTTATGAAGAAGAACTAGTAGAAGATGTTCTATCAATAATAACAGTATTTTCAACAAAACTATATGGCAGTAGAAGTCATAAGGCAAAAACAATTCAACAAGAAAACAAGGAACTATTCAAATAG